Proteins encoded together in one Parcubacteria group bacterium window:
- a CDS encoding Gfo/Idh/MocA family oxidoreductase: MLKIALFGCGGFAKNHIKELSKRDDVIVQYFIDPSAENRNSLGNIYNTEKDIVPSGFDSLDEFLSSNPEFDAAIIVSPPKTHFEIASAIIKMGKSVYVEKPFTVDTEEAKKLCRQAKEKNVEIEIGANRCVFPAYRAAAKALREGRIGDYKAVSMYYRHNWEGNTQNNWRQNSSEPAAGLLADHSPHYSHFLFTDLGFRPNEIRHMGTRFNEHGVDVDICYGMMDEAGRAAYVVMDGSPSDDHREEVIKIYGSEGIIKIRFEGKSSSAYIEKDGKEEKIEIDSALEEIKSLGIKDFKSHPALIHNFVALLNGEVQKNANPGREGIMPIYLTELVEKSRGKTKEDSLSKEELQELSEQVNDNGELDIEKMKEFFNRGKEMKVDSSIIGNESQENTTRNEINRRFLR, translated from the coding sequence ATGTTAAAGATAGCTCTGTTCGGTTGTGGAGGTTTTGCTAAAAATCACATTAAGGAGCTGTCAAAGCGAGACGATGTAATTGTGCAATATTTTATAGACCCATCAGCTGAAAATAGAAATTCCTTGGGAAATATTTATAATACTGAAAAAGACATCGTTCCATCAGGATTTGATAGTTTGGATGAATTTCTTTCTTCCAACCCAGAATTTGACGCGGCTATTATCGTTTCTCCGCCAAAAACACATTTTGAAATAGCCTCAGCTATAATAAAAATGGGGAAATCAGTTTATGTTGAGAAGCCATTTACAGTCGATACAGAAGAAGCAAAAAAGCTTTGTCGGCAGGCAAAAGAAAAAAATGTTGAAATTGAGATTGGCGCTAATAGATGCGTGTTTCCAGCTTACAGAGCAGCGGCCAAAGCATTACGAGAAGGAAGAATTGGAGATTATAAGGCAGTATCTATGTATTATAGACATAACTGGGAAGGAAACACACAAAATAATTGGAGGCAAAACTCTTCTGAGCCAGCTGCCGGACTTCTCGCCGACCATAGCCCCCATTACAGTCATTTTCTATTTACTGACTTAGGATTTAGGCCTAACGAAATTAGACACATGGGAACTAGATTTAATGAGCATGGAGTCGATGTTGACATTTGTTATGGAATGATGGATGAAGCTGGAAGAGCTGCTTATGTTGTTATGGATGGATCACCTTCCGATGATCACAGAGAAGAAGTGATTAAAATTTATGGAAGTGAAGGAATTATTAAAATAAGATTTGAAGGCAAATCCAGTAGCGCCTATATCGAAAAGGATGGCAAGGAGGAAAAAATTGAGATTGATAGCGCTCTTGAAGAAATAAAATCATTGGGAATAAAGGATTTTAAAAGCCATCCTGCCTTGATACATAATTTCGTTGCCTTATTAAATGGCGAGGTGCAAAAAAATGCAAATCCAGGCAGAGAAGGAATTATGCCAATTTATTTAACAGAATTAGTTGAGAAATCAAGAGGAAAAACGAAAGAAGATTCATTATCAAAAGAAGAATTACAAGAACTTTCCGAACAAGTTAATGATAATGGCGAATTGGATATCGAAAAAATGAAAGAGTTTTTTAATAGAGGCAAAGAGATGAAAGTCG